In Neofelis nebulosa isolate mNeoNeb1 chromosome 7, mNeoNeb1.pri, whole genome shotgun sequence, the following proteins share a genomic window:
- the POLG gene encoding DNA polymerase subunit gamma-1 isoform X2, producing the protein MSRLLWKKVAGATTVGPGPVPAPGRWGSGSGPAPVPSDGPPPPRPQQVPSSEGGQQRHNPLHIQMLSRGLHEQIFGRGAEKPGEAAVRRSVEHLQRHGLWGQPATPLPDVELRLPPLYGGSLDQHFRLLAQKQSLPYLEAANSLLRARLPPRPPSWAWAEGWTRYGPAGEAVPVAIPEERALVFDVEVCLAEGTCPTLAVAISPSAWYSWCSQRLVEERYSWTSQLSPADLIPLEVPATAGGPTQRDWQEQLVVGHNVCFDRSHIREQYLIQGSRMRFLDTMSMHMAISGLSGFQRSLWMAAKQGKRKARHPTQRGQKSQNKASGPVISAWDWLDISSVNNLADVHSLYVGGPPLEKEPRELFVKGSMKDVRENFQDLMQYCAQDVWATYEIFQQQLPLFLERCPHPVTLAGMLEMGVSYLPVNQNWERYLAEAQSTYEELQREMKKSLMDLADDACQLLSGDRYKEDPWLWDLEWGLQEFKQKKVKQVKRKEPVAASQLPTEGAGAPGDPKDQEDPGPPSEEEAAQQDVTARACLEHLKGTAEILPKRPQHLPGHPGWYRKLCPRLDDPAWTPGPSLLSLQMRVTPKLMAMTWDGFPLHFSERHGWGYLVPGRRDNLAKAPAEAALASAGVACPYRAIESLYRKHCLEQGKQQPEPQEAGLAEEFLLADDSAVWQTVEELGCLEAEAEAREERCGAAVPDQPPAPTAAGGPRASQPAYHHGNGPYNDVDVPGCWFFKLPHKDGSSFNVGSPFAKDFLPKMEDGTLQAGPGGASGPRALEINKMISFWRNAHKRISSQMVVWLPRSALPRAVTRHPRYDEEGRYGAILPQVVTAGTITRRAVEPTWLTASNARPDRVGSELKAMVQAPPGYVLVGADVDSQELWIAAVLGDAHFAGMHGCTAFGWMTLQGRKSRGTDLHSKTASTVGISREHAKIFNYGRIYGAGQPFAERLLMQFNHRLTRQEAAEKAQQMYAVTKGLRRYRLSDEGEWLVRELDLPVDRTEDGWVSLQDLRKIQREASRKSHWKKWEVVAERAWMGGTESEMFNKLESIATSDTPCTPVLGCRISRALEPSAVQGEFMTSRVNWVVQSSAVDYLHLMLVAMKWLFEEFAIDGRFCISIHDEVRYLVREEDRYRAALALQITNLLTRCMFAHKLGLDDLPQSVAFFSTVDIDQCLRKEVTMDCKTPSNPTGMERRYGIPQGEALDIYQIIELTKGSLEK; encoded by the exons ATGAGCCGCCTGCTCTGGAAGAAGGTGGCCGGCGCCACCACCGTCGGGCCAGGGCCAGTTCCAGCTCCCGGGCGCTGGGGCTCCggctccggccccgcccccgtccccagcgacgggccgccgccgccgcggccgcagCAAGTGCCATCCTCGGAGGGCGGGCAGCAGCGGCACAACCCGTTGCACATCCAGATGCTCTCGAGAGGGCTTCACGAGCAAATCTTCGGGCGCGGCGCGGAGAAGCCCGGCGAGGCCGCGGTGCGCCGCAGCGTCGAGCACCTGCAGAGGCACGGGCTCTGGGGGCAGCCGGCCACGCCCTTGCCGGACGTGGAGCTGCGCCTGCCGCCCCTCTACGGGGGCAGCCTGGACCAGCACTTCCGCCTCCTGGCCCAGAAGCAGAGCCTGCCCTACCTGGAGGCGGCCAACTCGTTATTGCGGGCCCGGCTGCCCCCCCGGCCCCCGAGCTGGGCCTGGGCGGAGGGCTGGACCCGGTACGGCCCCGCGGGGGAGGCCGTACCCGTGGCCATCCCCGAGGAGCGGGCCCTGGTGTTCGACGTGGAGGTCTGCTTGGCAGAGGGAACCTGCCCCACGCTGGCGGTGGCCATATCCCCCTCGGCCTG GTATTCCTGGTGCAGCCAGCGGCTGGTGGAAGAGCGTTACTCTTGGACCAGCCAGCTGTCGCCGGCTGACCTCATTCCTCTGGAGGTCCCTGCCACCGCCGGCGGCCCCACCCAGCGGGACTGGCAGGAGCAGTTGGTGGTGGGGCACAACGTTTGCTTTGATCGCTCCCATATCAGGGAGCAGTACCTGATCCAG ggTTCCCGCATGCGCTTTCTGGACACCATGAGCATGCACATGGCCATCTCGGGGCTCAGCGGCTTCCAGCGCAGTCTGTGGATGGCAGCCAAACAGGGCAAGCGCAAGGCCCGGCACCCCACGCAGCGAGGCCAGAAGTCCCAAAACAAAGCCAGCGGCCCAGTG ATCTCAGCCTGGGACTGGCTGGACATCAGCAGCGTCAATAACCTGGCAGACGTGCACAGCCTCTATGTGGGGGGGCCTCCCTTAGAGAAGGAGCCTCGAGAGCTGTTTGTCAAGGGTAGCATGAAGGACGTCCGTGAGAACTTCCAG GACCTGATGCAGTACTGTGCCCAGGACGTGTGGGCCACCTACGAGATTTTCCAGCAGCAGCTACCACTCTTCTTGGAGAG GTGTCCCCACCCAGTGACCCTGGCCGGCATGCTGGAGATGGGTGTCTCCTACCTGCCTGTCAACCAGAACTGGGAGCGGTACCTGGCCGAGGCACAGAGCACCTACGAGGAGCTCCAGCGGGAGATGAAGAAGTCACTGATGGACCTGGCCGACGACGCCTGCCAGCTGCTCTCAGGAGACAG GTACAAAGAAGACCCTTGGCTCTGGGACCTGGAGTGGGGCCTGCAGGAGTTTAAACAGAAGAAGGTGAAGCAGGTGAAGAGGAAGGAGCCAGTTGCAGCCAGCCAGTTGCCCACCGAgggggctggggctcctggggatCCCAAGGACCAGGAAG ACCCCGGCCCCCCTAGTGAGGAGGAGGCGGCTCAGCAAGATGTCACGGCCCGCGCCTGCTTGGAGCATCTGAAGGGGACCGCAGAGATCCTGCCCAAGCGCCCCCAGCACCTTCCTGGACACCCTGG GTGGTACCGGAAGCTCTGCCCCCGGTTAGATGACCCTGCATGGACCCCGGGCCCTAGCCTCCTCAGCCTGCAGATGCGGGTCACTCCCAAACTCATGGCGATGACCTGGGATGGCTTTCCTCTGCACTTCTCGGAGCGGCATGGCTGGGGGTACCTGGTGCCCGGGCGGCGGGACAACTTGGCTAAGGCACCGGCGGAAGCTGCCCTGGCATCAGCTGGGGTGGCCTGCCCCTACAG AGCCATCGAGTCCCTGTACAGGAAGCACTGTCTTGAACAGGGGAAGCAGCAGCCGGAGCCCCAGGAGGCAGGCCTGGCGGAGGAGTTCCTGCTCGCCGACGACAGCGCCGTGTGGCAGACG GTGGAAGAGCTGGGCTGCctggaggcggaggcggaggctaGGGAGGAGCGCTGTGGAGCAGCAGTCCCCGATCAGCCCCCGGCTCCG ACTGCTGCTGGTGGCCCCAGAGCCAGCCAGCCGGCCTATCACCATGGCAACGGACCTTACAATGACGTGGATGTTCCCGGCTGCTGGTTCTTCAAGCTGCCTCACAAG GATGGCAGCAGCTTCAATGTGGGCAGTCCCTTTGCCAAGGACTTCTTGCCCAAGATGGAGGACGGCACGCTACAGGCCGGCCCAGGAGGCGCCAGTGGGCCCCGTGCCttggaaatcaacaaaatgatttctttctgGAGGAATGCCCATAAACGAATCAG CTCCCAGATGGTGGTGTGGCTGCCCAGGTCAGCTCTGCCCCGTGCCGTGACCAG gCACCCCCGCTATGATGAGGAAGGCCGCTACGGCGCCATCTTGCCTCAGGTGGTGACCGCCGGCACCATCACCCGCCGGGCTGTGGAGCCCACGTGGCTCACTGCCAGCAACGCCCGG CCTGACCGAGTAGGCAGCGAGTTGAAGGCCATGGTACAGGCCCCACCCGGCTACGTCCTCGTGGGTGCCGACGTGGACTCGCAGGAGCTGTGGATCGCGGCTGTGCTTGGAGACGCCCACTTCGCGGGCATGCACG gCTGCACGGCCTTCGGCTGGATGACACTGCAGGGCAGGAAGAGCAGGGGCACCGACCTACACAGTAAGACCGCCTCGACGGTGGGCATCAGCCGTGAGCACGCCAAGATCTTCAACTATGGCCGCATCTACGGGGCGGGACAGCCCTTCGCCGAGCGCCTGCTCATGCAGTTCAACCACCGGCTCACACGTCAGGAGGCAGCCGAGAAGGCCCAGCAGATGTACGCCGTCACCAAGGGCCTTCGCAG GTACCGGCTTTCGGATGAGGGGGAGTGGCTGGTGAGGGAGTTGGACCTCCCCGTGGACAGGACTGAAGATGGCTGGGTTTCCCTGCAGGATCTGCGCAAGATCCAGAGAGAAGCTTCAAGAAA GTCACACTGGAAGAAGTGGGAGGTGGTCGCCGAACGAGCGTGGATGGGGGGCACAGAGTCAGAAATGTTCAACAAGCTGGAGAGCATCGCCACGTCTGACACCCCATGTACCCCTGTGCTGGGCTGCCGTATCAGCCGAGCCCTGGAGCCCTCGGCCGTCCAGGGGGAG TTTATGACCAGTCGTGTGAACTGGGTGGTGCAGAGCTCTGCTGTGGACTATTTGCACCTCATGCTCGTGGCCATGAAGTGGCTTTTTGAAGAATTTGCCATCGATGGGCGCTTCTGCATCAGCATCCACGACGAGGTCCGCTACCTGGTGCGAGAAGAGGACCGCTACCGCGCGGCCCTGGCCCTGCAGATCACCAACCTCCTGACCAG GTGCATGTTTGCCCATAAGCTGGGCCTGGATGACCTGCCCCAGTCAGTCGCCTTTTTCAGTACAGTGGATATTGACCAGTGCCTCAGGAAGGAAGTGACCATGGATTGTAAAACCCCTTCCAACCCAACTGGGATGGAAAGGAGATACGGGATTCCCCAGG GTGAAGCGCTGGATATTTACCAGATAATTGAACTCACCaaaggctccttggagaaatga
- the POLG gene encoding DNA polymerase subunit gamma-1 isoform X1, with translation MSRLLWKKVAGATTVGPGPVPAPGRWGSGSGPAPVPSDGPPPPRPQQVPSSEGGQQRHNPLHIQMLSRGLHEQIFGRGAEKPGEAAVRRSVEHLQRHGLWGQPATPLPDVELRLPPLYGGSLDQHFRLLAQKQSLPYLEAANSLLRARLPPRPPSWAWAEGWTRYGPAGEAVPVAIPEERALVFDVEVCLAEGTCPTLAVAISPSAWYSWCSQRLVEERYSWTSQLSPADLIPLEVPATAGGPTQRDWQEQLVVGHNVCFDRSHIREQYLIQGSRMRFLDTMSMHMAISGLSGFQRSLWMAAKQGKRKARHPTQRGQKSQNKASGPVISAWDWLDISSVNNLADVHSLYVGGPPLEKEPRELFVKGSMKDVRENFQDLMQYCAQDVWATYEIFQQQLPLFLERCPHPVTLAGMLEMGVSYLPVNQNWERYLAEAQSTYEELQREMKKSLMDLADDACQLLSGDRYKEDPWLWDLEWGLQEFKQKKVKQVKRKEPVAASQLPTEGAGAPGDPKDQEDPGPPSEEEAAQQDVTARACLEHLKGTAEILPKRPQHLPGHPGWYRKLCPRLDDPAWTPGPSLLSLQMRVTPKLMAMTWDGFPLHFSERHGWGYLVPGRRDNLAKAPAEAALASAGVACPYSCLHRNVRAGAIRSSRADRLECKGKQQPEPQEAGLAEEFLLADDSAVWQTVEELGCLEAEAEAREERCGAAVPDQPPAPTAAGGPRASQPAYHHGNGPYNDVDVPGCWFFKLPHKDGSSFNVGSPFAKDFLPKMEDGTLQAGPGGASGPRALEINKMISFWRNAHKRISSQMVVWLPRSALPRAVTRHPRYDEEGRYGAILPQVVTAGTITRRAVEPTWLTASNARPDRVGSELKAMVQAPPGYVLVGADVDSQELWIAAVLGDAHFAGMHGCTAFGWMTLQGRKSRGTDLHSKTASTVGISREHAKIFNYGRIYGAGQPFAERLLMQFNHRLTRQEAAEKAQQMYAVTKGLRRYRLSDEGEWLVRELDLPVDRTEDGWVSLQDLRKIQREASRKSHWKKWEVVAERAWMGGTESEMFNKLESIATSDTPCTPVLGCRISRALEPSAVQGEFMTSRVNWVVQSSAVDYLHLMLVAMKWLFEEFAIDGRFCISIHDEVRYLVREEDRYRAALALQITNLLTRCMFAHKLGLDDLPQSVAFFSTVDIDQCLRKEVTMDCKTPSNPTGMERRYGIPQGEALDIYQIIELTKGSLEK, from the exons ATGAGCCGCCTGCTCTGGAAGAAGGTGGCCGGCGCCACCACCGTCGGGCCAGGGCCAGTTCCAGCTCCCGGGCGCTGGGGCTCCggctccggccccgcccccgtccccagcgacgggccgccgccgccgcggccgcagCAAGTGCCATCCTCGGAGGGCGGGCAGCAGCGGCACAACCCGTTGCACATCCAGATGCTCTCGAGAGGGCTTCACGAGCAAATCTTCGGGCGCGGCGCGGAGAAGCCCGGCGAGGCCGCGGTGCGCCGCAGCGTCGAGCACCTGCAGAGGCACGGGCTCTGGGGGCAGCCGGCCACGCCCTTGCCGGACGTGGAGCTGCGCCTGCCGCCCCTCTACGGGGGCAGCCTGGACCAGCACTTCCGCCTCCTGGCCCAGAAGCAGAGCCTGCCCTACCTGGAGGCGGCCAACTCGTTATTGCGGGCCCGGCTGCCCCCCCGGCCCCCGAGCTGGGCCTGGGCGGAGGGCTGGACCCGGTACGGCCCCGCGGGGGAGGCCGTACCCGTGGCCATCCCCGAGGAGCGGGCCCTGGTGTTCGACGTGGAGGTCTGCTTGGCAGAGGGAACCTGCCCCACGCTGGCGGTGGCCATATCCCCCTCGGCCTG GTATTCCTGGTGCAGCCAGCGGCTGGTGGAAGAGCGTTACTCTTGGACCAGCCAGCTGTCGCCGGCTGACCTCATTCCTCTGGAGGTCCCTGCCACCGCCGGCGGCCCCACCCAGCGGGACTGGCAGGAGCAGTTGGTGGTGGGGCACAACGTTTGCTTTGATCGCTCCCATATCAGGGAGCAGTACCTGATCCAG ggTTCCCGCATGCGCTTTCTGGACACCATGAGCATGCACATGGCCATCTCGGGGCTCAGCGGCTTCCAGCGCAGTCTGTGGATGGCAGCCAAACAGGGCAAGCGCAAGGCCCGGCACCCCACGCAGCGAGGCCAGAAGTCCCAAAACAAAGCCAGCGGCCCAGTG ATCTCAGCCTGGGACTGGCTGGACATCAGCAGCGTCAATAACCTGGCAGACGTGCACAGCCTCTATGTGGGGGGGCCTCCCTTAGAGAAGGAGCCTCGAGAGCTGTTTGTCAAGGGTAGCATGAAGGACGTCCGTGAGAACTTCCAG GACCTGATGCAGTACTGTGCCCAGGACGTGTGGGCCACCTACGAGATTTTCCAGCAGCAGCTACCACTCTTCTTGGAGAG GTGTCCCCACCCAGTGACCCTGGCCGGCATGCTGGAGATGGGTGTCTCCTACCTGCCTGTCAACCAGAACTGGGAGCGGTACCTGGCCGAGGCACAGAGCACCTACGAGGAGCTCCAGCGGGAGATGAAGAAGTCACTGATGGACCTGGCCGACGACGCCTGCCAGCTGCTCTCAGGAGACAG GTACAAAGAAGACCCTTGGCTCTGGGACCTGGAGTGGGGCCTGCAGGAGTTTAAACAGAAGAAGGTGAAGCAGGTGAAGAGGAAGGAGCCAGTTGCAGCCAGCCAGTTGCCCACCGAgggggctggggctcctggggatCCCAAGGACCAGGAAG ACCCCGGCCCCCCTAGTGAGGAGGAGGCGGCTCAGCAAGATGTCACGGCCCGCGCCTGCTTGGAGCATCTGAAGGGGACCGCAGAGATCCTGCCCAAGCGCCCCCAGCACCTTCCTGGACACCCTGG GTGGTACCGGAAGCTCTGCCCCCGGTTAGATGACCCTGCATGGACCCCGGGCCCTAGCCTCCTCAGCCTGCAGATGCGGGTCACTCCCAAACTCATGGCGATGACCTGGGATGGCTTTCCTCTGCACTTCTCGGAGCGGCATGGCTGGGGGTACCTGGTGCCCGGGCGGCGGGACAACTTGGCTAAGGCACCGGCGGAAGCTGCCCTGGCATCAGCTGGGGTGGCCTGCCCCTACAG CTGCCTTCACAGGAACGTCAGAGCAGGGGCCATCAGAAGCAGCAGGGCAGACAGGCTTGAGTGTAAG GGGAAGCAGCAGCCGGAGCCCCAGGAGGCAGGCCTGGCGGAGGAGTTCCTGCTCGCCGACGACAGCGCCGTGTGGCAGACG GTGGAAGAGCTGGGCTGCctggaggcggaggcggaggctaGGGAGGAGCGCTGTGGAGCAGCAGTCCCCGATCAGCCCCCGGCTCCG ACTGCTGCTGGTGGCCCCAGAGCCAGCCAGCCGGCCTATCACCATGGCAACGGACCTTACAATGACGTGGATGTTCCCGGCTGCTGGTTCTTCAAGCTGCCTCACAAG GATGGCAGCAGCTTCAATGTGGGCAGTCCCTTTGCCAAGGACTTCTTGCCCAAGATGGAGGACGGCACGCTACAGGCCGGCCCAGGAGGCGCCAGTGGGCCCCGTGCCttggaaatcaacaaaatgatttctttctgGAGGAATGCCCATAAACGAATCAG CTCCCAGATGGTGGTGTGGCTGCCCAGGTCAGCTCTGCCCCGTGCCGTGACCAG gCACCCCCGCTATGATGAGGAAGGCCGCTACGGCGCCATCTTGCCTCAGGTGGTGACCGCCGGCACCATCACCCGCCGGGCTGTGGAGCCCACGTGGCTCACTGCCAGCAACGCCCGG CCTGACCGAGTAGGCAGCGAGTTGAAGGCCATGGTACAGGCCCCACCCGGCTACGTCCTCGTGGGTGCCGACGTGGACTCGCAGGAGCTGTGGATCGCGGCTGTGCTTGGAGACGCCCACTTCGCGGGCATGCACG gCTGCACGGCCTTCGGCTGGATGACACTGCAGGGCAGGAAGAGCAGGGGCACCGACCTACACAGTAAGACCGCCTCGACGGTGGGCATCAGCCGTGAGCACGCCAAGATCTTCAACTATGGCCGCATCTACGGGGCGGGACAGCCCTTCGCCGAGCGCCTGCTCATGCAGTTCAACCACCGGCTCACACGTCAGGAGGCAGCCGAGAAGGCCCAGCAGATGTACGCCGTCACCAAGGGCCTTCGCAG GTACCGGCTTTCGGATGAGGGGGAGTGGCTGGTGAGGGAGTTGGACCTCCCCGTGGACAGGACTGAAGATGGCTGGGTTTCCCTGCAGGATCTGCGCAAGATCCAGAGAGAAGCTTCAAGAAA GTCACACTGGAAGAAGTGGGAGGTGGTCGCCGAACGAGCGTGGATGGGGGGCACAGAGTCAGAAATGTTCAACAAGCTGGAGAGCATCGCCACGTCTGACACCCCATGTACCCCTGTGCTGGGCTGCCGTATCAGCCGAGCCCTGGAGCCCTCGGCCGTCCAGGGGGAG TTTATGACCAGTCGTGTGAACTGGGTGGTGCAGAGCTCTGCTGTGGACTATTTGCACCTCATGCTCGTGGCCATGAAGTGGCTTTTTGAAGAATTTGCCATCGATGGGCGCTTCTGCATCAGCATCCACGACGAGGTCCGCTACCTGGTGCGAGAAGAGGACCGCTACCGCGCGGCCCTGGCCCTGCAGATCACCAACCTCCTGACCAG GTGCATGTTTGCCCATAAGCTGGGCCTGGATGACCTGCCCCAGTCAGTCGCCTTTTTCAGTACAGTGGATATTGACCAGTGCCTCAGGAAGGAAGTGACCATGGATTGTAAAACCCCTTCCAACCCAACTGGGATGGAAAGGAGATACGGGATTCCCCAGG GTGAAGCGCTGGATATTTACCAGATAATTGAACTCACCaaaggctccttggagaaatga